AGCGCTGATGCCCGCGGCCGAGAGCAAGCTGCTGTGCAGCCTGCAGGAAGCCCCGTGCGCGCTCCGTGTACTTTTCCAAGTCCATCGCGTCACTCCTTCGGCGTTCATCGGTGCCGGCCACCCCTGATGGGCATGGCCTGCAAGAACCCGTTCGTCATGGAGAGATGTGGTGTGGCCGTTGCGCCACACAAGAGATCACCTGGAGCCCGCCGACCGCCACTTCGTCGCGGGCCTCCGCGCCGCCTCTCTCCCGCCCTTTATGTGGCGATTCAAAGGTTTCCCGCGGAACCGCGGAACCAATGGCGGCGCCGAGCGTCCGATGGACGTGCTTCAGCACACAGCAAGGAGATGGTTATGCGTGTTTCGTCTCGTGCGCCCCTCGGCCTAGCCGCAGCGGCAGCATTCATGCTCGGCCTTGCCGGGCCGGCTGCGGCTCAGGCGCAGGGCGCCCCTCAGAACATGGCCCCCGGTGGAGCGACGACCGCCCAGCCCGATGCCGGCGCCGCATCAGTGACGGTGACCGACCAGCAGCTTCGCACCTTCATCGACGCCGCGACCGAGGTGCAGACGATCAGCGAGAAGTGGCAGGCGAAGGCTGCTTCGTCGGAATCTTCGGAGGAGGTCGAGGAAGTCCGGCAGAAGGCCACCGACGAGATGGTGGGCGCAGTCCGGGACAAGGGAATGACGGTCGAGCAGTTCAACACGATCTCAAAGGCGGCGGAGAGGGATCCGCAGCTCAAGTCGCGGATCGTGGCCATGCTTCAGCAGCAGCGCTGACCACATCCAGCGAGTCGCACGGCGGGCGTCGAGCTGATCGGCGCCCGTCTTGTGTCAGTCGGCGCGGATGAAGCGGTGGACGCCGTCGTCTCCGGTGACGCGTTCCAGGCGTCCCTGGTGGAAGAGATAGTGCAGGTGGGCGAGAGCCTCACCGATTGCGAACGACTGTTGATGCAGGTCGAGTTTACGGCGGAACAGCACAGGCAGCATGTCGATGGCGTGTTTCGGCGTGGCGCAGGCCTCCCATGTAGCCTCCAGGCGTTCCTCGTGGTGCTCCCGCAACTGCACCAACCGCTGATGCAGGCCGAAGAAAGGGCGGTCGTGGGCGCACAGCGTCAACGTGTCGGGCGCGAGATGGCCGAACTTGTGCGTCGATTCCATGAAGAGGCGCAGCGGGTCTGCCAGCGGCTCCTGGTAATGCACGGAGATGTTCGTCGTAATTCGCGGCAGCACCTGATCGCCGCCGAGTAGCAGGCCATCGTCGGAACACGCGAGACAGATGTGTTCCGGCGCATGTCCGCGTCCGACGATGGCGTGCCAGACCCGTCCGCCGATTTCGATCGCATCGCCCTCCGCGATCCGACGGTAGACGATCGGCGGCCGGGCGACGTTCTGCGCATAGAAGTTGCCGCGACCCCGCATCGCGTCGATCGTTTCCGTCGCCATGCCGTGCGTGCGCCAGAAGGCCAGCATCGCCTCCATGTTGCGCTCGTGGGACTCGTACGCAAACTGCGACCAGAGCCATTCCGTTTCGCTCATCCAGAGGTCGCCGCCGAACCGGTCGATCAGCCAACGGCAGAGGCCCATATGGTCCGGGTGGAAGTGCGTGACGATCACGCGCCGCACCGGCCGGCCGCCGAACAATGTGCCTGCCACGCGCTCCCAGATGTCGCGCACGGAATCCTTGTTCAGGCCACAGTCGATCAGGGTCCAGCCGTCGCCGTCTTCCATAACGAAGACGTTCACATGGTCGAGCACGAAGGGCAGGGGCAGCCGCAGCCACCAGATCCCCGGTGCCACTTCGGTCGGCGTTGCCGGATCGGGTGGCGCCTCCCAGGGATAACGGACGACGACCTGCGAACTCACGCCGTCACCATGCCGTATAACCTCCGTCGACCAGCAGATCCGCCCCGGTCATGAACGAGGCGTCGTCGCTGGCGAGGAAGACGGCCGCCGCGGCGATCTCCTCCGGTTCCCCCAACCGGCCGACCGGATGCTTGGCGCCCCAGATGCGCTGTGCGGTCTCCATGTCGCCGAAGCGGCGCGTCATGCGCTGCGTGGCGATCCCGCCCGGCGACAGCGTGTTCACCCTTATCCCTTCGGAAGCATGGTCCAGAGACATGGCTTTCGCCAGTTGCAGCAGTCCGCCCTTCGTCGTGCAGTAGGCCGCCTGTCCCGCGTTGGCGACGCGCGCCATCTGCGAGGCTATCAGGATGATGCTGCCGCGTCCGGCCTTGCGAATGTGGGGTACGGCATGCCGGGACATCAGGAACGACCCGGTCAGATTCACCGCGATCGCCTTGTGCCACTCGCCTTCGTCGATGGCGTCGACCGAGCCATTCTCGGTGAAGACAGCTGCCCCGCTGACCAGGATCTGCACGCCGCCGAACGCGGCCACAGCAGCTTCGACCGCGGCCTTGGCGGATCCGCTGTCGGACACGTCGCAGCGGCAGGCCTCCGACCTGCCGCCCTCCGCCGCGATCTCGGAAGCGACGGACGCCGCCGTCGCCTCGTCCACGTCGGCGCACAGCACGGCGGCTCCCTCGCGGGCGAGCGCGATCGCGGTGGCGCGGCCGATTCCGGCGCCCGCGCCGGTAACGATTGCGGGACGTCCGTCGAGCTTTCCAGGCATGTCGGTTCTACTCCGGGAAGATCTCCCGCATCGGGGAGACGGTATAGCGGTGCATCAGCCGCCGGTTCAGGACCGGATCGGAGAGGGAAATCTCGATCGTGCCGCCGTCGCGCGGCGGCTGGCGCTTCGTCGGCACGGTGCCGCTGAAGATCATCCGCCCCTCCGCTTCGTCGCCGTCGTGCTCGGCGACAAAGTCCTGCAGCGCCTGCGGGCTCATGATCATCGAGAGCGGGCCTTCCTGCAGGATGTCGTCGCCGCAGGTTGCCTTCAGGATGAGTTTGTCCCAATGCGGCAGCACCGCCGTCAGTGGCCATGCGGTCTTCGCGATGGGCTTGGGACAGAGGTTCTTCGAGATGACGATCGACTGCGCCTCGACCTTGCGATCGGTGTGGTCGCTGCCGACGGTGACATAGTCGAACCCGAGCGTGCGGAAGAGCACGAACTCGATCTCCGGCGTGCTGTCGTAGCCGAAGGGGGCAATCTCGTCGGCGGTGGTGACCAGTGTCGGCGCGAGGGGGAAGAGCATCGGCACGTTCTTGGGTGGGGCGATGCCGATCGCCTCCAGCTCCCGAATGTGTTCGTCGACCAGATGGCGGTCGCGGCCCGTATACCCGGCAGCGAGGACGCGTTTCACGTCCAGCGTGGCAGGACCATGACCGGGGATGTCGAAGACGATCTGCTGCATCATGATCCGCAATCCATGCGAGTTCCTGGGACGGCCTAGCCGTGCGTCATCTAACGGCAGTGCGGTGGCCCCGGCAACGAGGGCGTTTGCCGCGGCAACCTCAATTGCCCACCATCACGCCGGGCAGGAAGGTGACGATCTGCGGGAAGGCCGTGATGATGGCGATGCCCAGGATCATCAGGAAGAAGAACGGCATCGAAGCCGCCGTCACCTGCAGGATGTCGCGACCGGTCATCCCCTGCAGAACGAACAGGTTGAAGCCAACCGGCGGCGTAATCTGCGCCATCTCGACGACGATGACAACGTAGATGCCGAACCAGAGGGGGTCGATCCCCGCCTGGATGATCATCGGCAGCACGATCGACGACGTCAGCACGATCATGGACACGCCGTCGAGGAAGCATCCGAGAACGATATAGACCAGCGTGAGCGCGACGAGCAGCATCGTCGGGGAGAGGGCGAGGGTGTCGACCCAGTTCGCCAGCGCCCGCGGCAGTCCCGTGAAGCCCATCGCCATCGACAGGAACGCCGCTCCCGCGAGGATGAAGGTGATCATGCAGCTGGTGCGTACCGCACCTAGGACGCTGGCGGAAAAGCTCTCCCAGTTGAGGGTCCGCGTCACGGCCGCCAGCGTGAGCGCGCCGAGCACGCCTACGGTGGCGGCCTCGGTCGGCGTGGCGAAGCCGCCGTATATCGAGCCGATGATCGCGACGATCAGGCAGACCACCGGAATGAGTCGGCGCGAGGCCCAGACCTTCTCGCCGAAGCTCATGCGCATGTCGTTCGGCGGGGTCCGGTCCGGTCGCAGGATCGACCACACGATCACGAAGCCCATGAACAGGCTGATGAGCAGCAGGCCGGGCAGGATGCCGGCGATGAAGAGTCGCGAGATCGACTGCTGTGCGACGATCCCGTAGACGATCAGCATGATCGACGGCGGGATCAGGAGGCCCAGGGTGCCGGATCCTGCGAGGGTTCCTATCGCCATCCGTTCGTCGTAGCCGCGCTTGCGCAACTCCGGGATGCTCATCCGACCGACTGTCGCGCAGGTCACCGCGGACGAGCCCGCGACGGCGGCCATGACGCCGCAGCCGACGATGTTCACGTGGAGGAGGCGGCCCGGCAACCAGGCGAGCCAGGGCGCCAAGCCCTTGAACATGTCCTCGGAGAGCCGGGTCCTGAACAGGATCTCGCCCATCCAGATGAAGAGCGGCAGCGCCGTCAGCGCCCAACTCCAACTCGAATCCCACACCGTGCTCGCCAGCAGGGAACCGGCCGGTGCCGGCGTGAAGGCTGCCAGTGCGATGAAGCCGACCCCGAGCAGCGACAGCGCGACCCAGATGCCGCTTGCCAGGAAGCCGAACATCCCCACGGCGAGGACGATGCCGATGATCGTCTGATCCATGCTCTTCTACTCTGCGGCGAGGCGCATCTGTGCGCCGTCGGCTTCGGCGGCCGCCATCGCGGCGGCGGTCGGATCGTTGCGCTCATAGGCGGGAATGAGGCCGGCCAGGATGCAGACGAACTCGTCGACGAACGCGACGACCATCAGGGACGCTCCGATCGCCATGCCGAGCTGCGGAATCCAGAACGGCATCGCGAGAAGTCCCGGACTGAGGTCGCCGAACGTGTAGGACTGCCAGACGAGGTCGAAGGCCCACCAGGCGAAGATCGCCATCCCGACCGCACCGAACGCGCAGCACCAGAGTTCGATCAGACGCCGGGGCCCGGGCGACAGGTAGCGGATCAGCAGGTTGACCCTGATGTGCTCGCCGGACTTCAGGGCATAGGCAAGCCCTAGGAACGACGAGGCGGCCATGCAGAACCCGGCGCTCTCGGTCGAATCGATCGTCAGGCCGGCGAACCGTCCCGCGATCTGCAGGATGATGGTGACCGCGATCCCGGCGAGGAAGACGCCGGCGAGCACGCCGGAGGCGAGATAGAGTGTGTCGAGGAAGCGGCGGATCATGCGCCCTCCGGAACGCCGGCCGCACATCGGCGGCCGGCGGCAACGGGACTACTTCTGCTTCGCGTAGTACGCGTCGAGCACGGCGATGGCTTCCGGACTGGCGGTCTTCTTCCAGTCCTCGACCATGACCTTCCCGATTTCCTTCATCTTCGCGATGATCGGGGCCGGGGCGTTCTGCACGGTCATACCGTTGCCGGCGAGGATCTTCATCTGCTCGTCGGTGGTGGCCGCGCTCATCTCCCAGGCGCGCTTCTCGGCGGCCGTGGCGGCGGCGCCGACGGCTTCCTGTACCGGCGCCGGCAGCTGTCGCCACGCACGCTCGTTCACGATGACGGCGTTCTTCGAGTAGATCGCGCCTGCCATGGTGAAGTACTTGGTGTTGTCCCACGCCTGCACGTCGATGCCGGTCTGCGGGCTGGTGAACAGGGCCTCGATCAGGCCGGTCGAGAAGGCCTGCGGCACCTCGGCGAAGGGCAGAATGGTGGCCTGGAAGCCCAGCATCTCACCCATCTTCTGCGTGGCGGTCGAGTAGATGCGGAGCTTCTTGCCCTTGAAGTCGTCGACCGTCGCGACCGGCGTTTTCGTATAGAAGCCCTGACCCGGCCAGGGGCCGTAGTAGAGAACGCGCATGCCGTTCTTCGAGAACAGCTTGTCGAAATAGGGTTTCTGCTCGTTCTTGAGCGTCCAGGCTTCGTCGTAGGTGGAGGCAACGAAGGGGACGCCAGACAGGATGTACATCGGGTCTTCGTTGCCGTAGACGCCGAGGCGCACCTCGCCGATCTGGATTTGACCGGCCTGAACGGCGCGCTTGATGTTGTCGTGCTTGATCAGCGTGTCGTTGGAATGCAGCGTGATCTTCAGGTCGCCGCGGGACTTCTTCTCAACGTCGTCGATGAACATCTTGATGTTCTTCGTGAAGAAGTTGCTGTCCGGATAGCCCGTCGCCATGACCCATTCGGTCGCGGCAGCGGCAGGACCGGCGAGCGCCGCCAGTGCGAGCGTCGCACCCAGCAGTTTGGAAATTACCCTCATTTTATCGCGCCTCCCATGCGCACATGCTCCAGAGCGCGGCAGTGCAAGCGCCGCGCCATTGGTGGCGCGGCGCAGTGGAGCATGGCACGCCCGGAGGCAATGCGCAAAAATAAGGCAGAAGTGGCCCGGATATGCGCTGCGCGACCGGGACGGTCGCGGGGGTTAGACCACGGCCTTGCGGACCATCTCGATCCACGGGTTCACTGCCGGCTTGTCCAGCCAGCGGCAGACCGCGACGAGGTCGTACTCCGGGCAGACCCAGAGGACGTTGCCGCCCGCACCGCTGCCGAAGAAGCTGCGTTCGGTCCCGGCGTGAAAGCGCTGTCCGGGGGTGTTCAGCCACCACATGAAGCCGTATTCCGGACAGATGTCGCACGGCGTCACAGCCTGCTCGATCCAGCTTTCGGACAGCAACTGCTTGCCGTTCCACCGTCCCCGATTGAGCATCAGAAGGCCGAAGCGGGCATGGTCGCGGCTGGAGATGAACAGGCCGCCGCCCCAGTGGCCACCACCGGACACCGACTGCATCCGCCGGCCGTTCAGCTCCACCCAGGAGTTGCGGTAACCGTTCCATTCCCAGCTGCCCGAGGCGCCGATCGGATCCATGATCCGTTCTTTCAGCAGTTCGGGCAGCGGACGGCCCACGAGCCGCATGATGGCGTAGCTCGCAAGATTGACGCGAACGTCGTTGTATTCCCAGTGGCTGCCCGGCGCCTCCAGTGGGCGGGCTTGGCCCTTGTTCGGATTGGCACCCTCCGTGGTCAGGTCGCGGTTGCGGTCGACCATGTCGGGCTTGCCCCAGAGCTCGCCCTCCCACTCGCTGGTCTGCTGCAGGAGGTGGCGCCAGGTGATCGCGGCATTGTGCGCCGTATCGAAGGCGGGGTCAGGTACGCGCTCGCGGACCGGCTCGTCGAGGTCGGGGAGCAGGCCGTCGTCATAGGCGAGGCCGGCGCAGGTCGAAACATAGCTCTTGGTGATGCTGAAGGTCATATCGACGCGGTCGGTCGTGCCCCATTCCGCTACGATCTTGCCGCCTTTGGCGATCAGGCCGTTGACGTGTCCGCGGTTCTTGAAAGGGCCGAGCGGCTCGTTCCAAGGCGGCGGCTCGAACACACCCCGCGCCGTGGCATCGTGGAGGTCCTCCGGCCACTTGGTCTCGTTGCCGACGGCATGGTCGACGGCGGCACGCAGGGCGGCCGGATCGAAGCCGGCATCGCTCGGTTCGGCCTGCGCCCACTGCGACGGGCCGGGCGGAAAATATGTCATTGGGTCACTCCGACTTCGACAGGACCGAAAGCTTGAGCGGCAGGATCGCGCCCATCCAGAGCGCGTGATCGCGATGATCGGCGACGGCATCCGTGGATTCCGGGTGGATCAGGACGGTCAGCCCGTTCCGATTGAGCGCCAGCCAGGGGAGGATCGACGCCAGCGCCTCGGGCGCGAATGCAACCTGGAACATGGCTTGGGGATGCGGGCCGACCAGTACGTCGTGCATGCGACCCACGGTCACCGGAAAGAGCGCGCCCAACCGGTCGCGCAGGTCGGCCGCCTGCGGCCTGGTCGATCCGTCGTAATAGATGTGCGCGTGCCAGTGGCGGATGTCCGCGGGATCCTGTTCGCTCATGTGCCGTCTCTCGCTTCCAACGCGCGTGCGATGGCGTCGTTGACCGCACGGACCCCTGCGGCAGCGCCGCCCCTGTGGTCCCAGACGCCGGACGCGATGCAGAGGAAGTCGGTCCCCGCCTGCACGAGGGGACCGCAGTTGTCGGCCGTGATGCCGCCGATCGCCACGGAGGGTACCGTCGCGACCTCGTTCCACCACGACAGGAGGTCCGGATCGGTCCGTCGCGTCACCGCCTTCGTGGTGGATGGAAAGAACGCACCGAAAGCGACGTAGTCGGCGCCGGCCTCGGCGGCTTCCATCGCCAGATGGCGCGAATCCTTGCACGTGACGCCGACGATGGCATCGGGGCCAACGTGCCTTCGCGCCTCCTCGTAGGGGGCGTCTTCCTGTCCGACATGAACGCCGTCGCAGCCGAGTTCGGCGGCGAGGTCCGGCCGATCGTTGAGGATGAAGGCGGCACCGGCATCCTGGACGCGCGGCATGATCGCGCGGACCGCGGCGCGGATCGTGTGGTCGGGTACGTCCTTCAGGCGTAGTTGCAGGGCCGCGACGTCGCCCGCCCCGAGGGCGGCGTCGAGATGCGCGAGGAAATCGTCCAGGTCAAGGCCGCCAGTGACCAGGGAGCCCGGCGTCAGCAGATACAGGCGACAGGTCGGTGAATCGTCTTCCGGGGTCAGGCGACGTCCTCCTTCTCGACTTGCGGCCGCCAGCGGCCTTCGCTCGCGAGACCGTTCATGCGGGCGCGGTGCAGGTAAGTGCGCCGCGCCGCCGCAACATTCTCCCGCCGCCCGGCCCAGGTCGCCAGGGCCGACTGCTGCAATGCCCGGCCGTAGGAGAAGCTGAGCCGCCAGGGGTGGGGGCCCATCGTCGCCATCGCCGCGAGATTGGCGGTAGCCTCTTCCTCGGACTGGCCGCCGGAGAGGAAGACGATGCCCGGTACTGCCGACGGCACGCATCGACGCAGCGTCCGCACCGTTGCGGCGGCGACATCCTCGGCGGAGGACCTGTTGAGGCAGTCGTTACCGTCGATGACCATGTTGGGCTTTAGCAGCATCCCTTCGGGGGCGACGCGCTGACGGTGCAACTCGTAGAAGACGCGGACGAGCACGGCCTCCGTGACGATCCGGCAACGCTCGATATCGTGCCCGCCGTCCATCAGCACTTCCGGCTCGACGATCGGGACCAGCCCCTGTTCCTGGGCGATGGCGGCGTAGCGCGCCAGCGCATGGGCATTCGTGTTGATGCAGTCGGTCGTCGGGAGACGGTCGTCGATCTTGATCACCGCGCGCCATTTCGTGAAGCGCGCACCGATCGTCCGGTACTCCGCGCATCGTTCGCGCAGGTCGTCCAGTCCTTCGGTGATCGTCTCTTCGGGCGCGAAGGGCAGGGGCTTCGCTCCCTTGTCCACCTTGATGCCCGGGATGATGCCCGAGGCGTTCAGGACATCGACGAATGGCCGTCCGTCCGACGCGCTCTGGCGAAGCGTTTCGTCGAACAGGATGACGCCGGATATGTGTGCTTCGGCGCCGGGTGCGGCGAGCAGCAGCTCGCGATAGTCCCGACGGTTCTGCTCGTTGCTCGCGACGCCGATCCCGTCGAATCGGCGCTTGATGGTTCCCGAACTCTCGTCGGCGGCGAGGATGCCTTTCCCCGGCGCAACGAGGCTGCGGGCGATGCGTTCCAATTCGGCGAGGTTCATTGTGCGCCTCCGCTCCGATCGCGAGCGCCGGTTCTAGATGCGCTCGATTGCAAAGTAAACGAGATCGGCGTGGCTCGTCATGGGTCGCGGCTCAACCCTTCTTGCTCGAGCGCACGCAGGTATGTCGCCCAAGTTTCGTCCTGCGCCTCGCCGAGTTCACGGAGATAGCGCCACGTGTAGATGCCGGTATCGTGCAGGTCGTCGAAGACGATACGGATGGCATAATTGCCCTCCGGCACGAGTTCGATGATGCCAACGTGGCGACGCCCCGAGACGATCCGCTTCTGCCCCGGCGCATGTCCCATCACTTCTGCCGAGGGACTCTCCACCCGCAGAAGTTCGGCCGGATAGCTGAACGTCCGCCCGTCGTCGTAGTCGATTTCCAGTCGCTTCTCCGCGCGTTTCAGGCGGATCTCGACGGGCCAGCTCTCCGGAG
The DNA window shown above is from Constrictibacter sp. MBR-5 and carries:
- a CDS encoding DUF4168 domain-containing protein — its product is MRVSSRAPLGLAAAAAFMLGLAGPAAAQAQGAPQNMAPGGATTAQPDAGAASVTVTDQQLRTFIDAATEVQTISEKWQAKAASSESSEEVEEVRQKATDEMVGAVRDKGMTVEQFNTISKAAERDPQLKSRIVAMLQQQR
- a CDS encoding MBL fold metallo-hydrolase, with translation MSSQVVVRYPWEAPPDPATPTEVAPGIWWLRLPLPFVLDHVNVFVMEDGDGWTLIDCGLNKDSVRDIWERVAGTLFGGRPVRRVIVTHFHPDHMGLCRWLIDRFGGDLWMSETEWLWSQFAYESHERNMEAMLAFWRTHGMATETIDAMRGRGNFYAQNVARPPIVYRRIAEGDAIEIGGRVWHAIVGRGHAPEHICLACSDDGLLLGGDQVLPRITTNISVHYQEPLADPLRLFMESTHKFGHLAPDTLTLCAHDRPFFGLHQRLVQLREHHEERLEATWEACATPKHAIDMLPVLFRRKLDLHQQSFAIGEALAHLHYLFHQGRLERVTGDDGVHRFIRAD
- a CDS encoding SDR family NAD(P)-dependent oxidoreductase, with the translated sequence MPGKLDGRPAIVTGAGAGIGRATAIALAREGAAVLCADVDEATAASVASEIAAEGGRSEACRCDVSDSGSAKAAVEAAVAAFGGVQILVSGAAVFTENGSVDAIDEGEWHKAIAVNLTGSFLMSRHAVPHIRKAGRGSIILIASQMARVANAGQAAYCTTKGGLLQLAKAMSLDHASEGIRVNTLSPGGIATQRMTRRFGDMETAQRIWGAKHPVGRLGEPEEIAAAAVFLASDDASFMTGADLLVDGGYTAW
- a CDS encoding DUF2848 family protein, producing MMQQIVFDIPGHGPATLDVKRVLAAGYTGRDRHLVDEHIRELEAIGIAPPKNVPMLFPLAPTLVTTADEIAPFGYDSTPEIEFVLFRTLGFDYVTVGSDHTDRKVEAQSIVISKNLCPKPIAKTAWPLTAVLPHWDKLILKATCGDDILQEGPLSMIMSPQALQDFVAEHDGDEAEGRMIFSGTVPTKRQPPRDGGTIEISLSDPVLNRRLMHRYTVSPMREIFPE
- a CDS encoding TRAP transporter large permease subunit → MDQTIIGIVLAVGMFGFLASGIWVALSLLGVGFIALAAFTPAPAGSLLASTVWDSSWSWALTALPLFIWMGEILFRTRLSEDMFKGLAPWLAWLPGRLLHVNIVGCGVMAAVAGSSAVTCATVGRMSIPELRKRGYDERMAIGTLAGSGTLGLLIPPSIMLIVYGIVAQQSISRLFIAGILPGLLLISLFMGFVIVWSILRPDRTPPNDMRMSFGEKVWASRRLIPVVCLIVAIIGSIYGGFATPTEAATVGVLGALTLAAVTRTLNWESFSASVLGAVRTSCMITFILAGAAFLSMAMGFTGLPRALANWVDTLALSPTMLLVALTLVYIVLGCFLDGVSMIVLTSSIVLPMIIQAGIDPLWFGIYVVIVVEMAQITPPVGFNLFVLQGMTGRDILQVTAASMPFFFLMILGIAIITAFPQIVTFLPGVMVGN
- a CDS encoding TRAP transporter small permease is translated as MIRRFLDTLYLASGVLAGVFLAGIAVTIILQIAGRFAGLTIDSTESAGFCMAASSFLGLAYALKSGEHIRVNLLIRYLSPGPRRLIELWCCAFGAVGMAIFAWWAFDLVWQSYTFGDLSPGLLAMPFWIPQLGMAIGASLMVVAFVDEFVCILAGLIPAYERNDPTAAAMAAAEADGAQMRLAAE
- a CDS encoding TRAP transporter substrate-binding protein, which produces MRVISKLLGATLALAALAGPAAAATEWVMATGYPDSNFFTKNIKMFIDDVEKKSRGDLKITLHSNDTLIKHDNIKRAVQAGQIQIGEVRLGVYGNEDPMYILSGVPFVASTYDEAWTLKNEQKPYFDKLFSKNGMRVLYYGPWPGQGFYTKTPVATVDDFKGKKLRIYSTATQKMGEMLGFQATILPFAEVPQAFSTGLIEALFTSPQTGIDVQAWDNTKYFTMAGAIYSKNAVIVNERAWRQLPAPVQEAVGAAATAAEKRAWEMSAATTDEQMKILAGNGMTVQNAPAPIIAKMKEIGKVMVEDWKKTASPEAIAVLDAYYAKQK
- a CDS encoding serine hydrolase, producing MTYFPPGPSQWAQAEPSDAGFDPAALRAAVDHAVGNETKWPEDLHDATARGVFEPPPWNEPLGPFKNRGHVNGLIAKGGKIVAEWGTTDRVDMTFSITKSYVSTCAGLAYDDGLLPDLDEPVRERVPDPAFDTAHNAAITWRHLLQQTSEWEGELWGKPDMVDRNRDLTTEGANPNKGQARPLEAPGSHWEYNDVRVNLASYAIMRLVGRPLPELLKERIMDPIGASGSWEWNGYRNSWVELNGRRMQSVSGGGHWGGGLFISSRDHARFGLLMLNRGRWNGKQLLSESWIEQAVTPCDICPEYGFMWWLNTPGQRFHAGTERSFFGSGAGGNVLWVCPEYDLVAVCRWLDKPAVNPWIEMVRKAVV
- a CDS encoding DOPA 4,5-dioxygenase family protein, whose translation is MSEQDPADIRHWHAHIYYDGSTRPQAADLRDRLGALFPVTVGRMHDVLVGPHPQAMFQVAFAPEALASILPWLALNRNGLTVLIHPESTDAVADHRDHALWMGAILPLKLSVLSKSE
- the thiE gene encoding thiamine phosphate synthase, with the translated sequence MLTPGSLVTGGLDLDDFLAHLDAALGAGDVAALQLRLKDVPDHTIRAAVRAIMPRVQDAGAAFILNDRPDLAAELGCDGVHVGQEDAPYEEARRHVGPDAIVGVTCKDSRHLAMEAAEAGADYVAFGAFFPSTTKAVTRRTDPDLLSWWNEVATVPSVAIGGITADNCGPLVQAGTDFLCIASGVWDHRGGAAAGVRAVNDAIARALEARDGT
- a CDS encoding class I fructose-bisphosphate aldolase, whose amino-acid sequence is MNLAELERIARSLVAPGKGILAADESSGTIKRRFDGIGVASNEQNRRDYRELLLAAPGAEAHISGVILFDETLRQSASDGRPFVDVLNASGIIPGIKVDKGAKPLPFAPEETITEGLDDLRERCAEYRTIGARFTKWRAVIKIDDRLPTTDCINTNAHALARYAAIAQEQGLVPIVEPEVLMDGGHDIERCRIVTEAVLVRVFYELHRQRVAPEGMLLKPNMVIDGNDCLNRSSAEDVAAATVRTLRRCVPSAVPGIVFLSGGQSEEEATANLAAMATMGPHPWRLSFSYGRALQQSALATWAGRRENVAAARRTYLHRARMNGLASEGRWRPQVEKEDVA
- a CDS encoding DUF971 domain-containing protein; amino-acid sequence: MSEAPESWPVEIRLKRAEKRLEIDYDDGRTFSYPAELLRVESPSAEVMGHAPGQKRIVSGRRHVGIIELVPEGNYAIRIVFDDLHDTGIYTWRYLRELGEAQDETWATYLRALEQEGLSRDP